The following are encoded together in the Montipora foliosa isolate CH-2021 chromosome 12, ASM3666993v2, whole genome shotgun sequence genome:
- the LOC137978857 gene encoding uncharacterized protein — protein sequence METSKVRPVSNSVAFISIFFGFVVCFVTLIHVEIELYSHRQILNDMKQRRQGSLVKRDTAFDDGRESVLKIQRNDVNKVSGRKSRFKRQTKNINEKTNISGTISHLAIKKEIQLAVSRLSCTLHCPKSMRGRRGWPGPPGKHGPPGPQGPQGPKGSQGDQGPPGPMGLRGHQGPKGDPGQSISAPSIVSPPVSLVVNQTGVASFQCDVRGNPTPQITWLRHNAYLPPNKRIVQSSGGLMITDVTSRDGGMYTCVAKNILGERNSSARLIVQVGARITQKPSSSIIIEEGEDLSLLCKATGQPTPKITWRKALSHVPIDKTAVVEGNLTLTNVRKSDAGIYTCSAKNLLGYDSVVAQVTVFDRLKFTLSPPPKINSLELTKFVLHCSAKGSLVTTWKRAGKILPHNHIVFPNGTLIVTQMSKSDAGSYTCVARNYRRTIEATSIVEVLSASCSSLKSGNSAISSGYYKIDPDGNGGVNPFQVYCDMRDKGGVGVTVISHDSESRTHVANLPGCNYDNPGCYSKDVRYTGVSTVQLAALTRASHNCEQFIKFECRNDVAFIKEGYAWWVSRDGNRMNYWGGATGYDKMCACGVTNSCSNGEKCNCVNRGSGWRSDNGLLTDKAALPVTQIRLADFDDSNEEGYHTLGKLKCYGLV from the exons ATGGAGACATCCAAGGTGCGCCCGGTCTCCAACTCTGTGGCGTTTATCTCGATATTTTTCGGTTTTGTTGTCTGCTTCGTGACTCTGATTCACGTCGAGATTGAACTTTACTCTCATCGACAAATATTAAATGATATGAAGCAAAGAAGACAGGGAAGTCTCGTGAAACGGGACACGGCATTCGATGACGGAAGAGAGTCTGTGTTGAAGATACAACGAAATGATGTGAACAAAG TTTCAGGTCGCAAGTCTCGCTTCAAACGCCAAACGAAAAATATCAACGAGAAAACAAATATCAGTGGTACCATAAGTCACCTTGCGATCAAGAAAGAAATTCAGCTTGCTGTCAGTAGGCTTTCCTGTACACTTCATTGCCCGAAAAGCATGAGAGGAAGAAGGGGCTGGCCTGGTCCCCCTGGCAAGCATGGTCCACCCGGGCCACAAGGACCTCAAGGGCCAAAAGGTTCTCAAGGAGATCAAGGACCTCCTGGACCCATGGGTCTTCGAGGACATCAAGGACCCAAGGGCGATCCTGGTCAATCCATCTCAGCCCCTTCAATTGTTTCCCCTCCGGTGTCCCTGGTAGTGAACCAAACTGGTGTGGCTTCGTTTCAGTGCGACGTAAGAGGAAATCCTACACCTCAAATAACGTGGCTAAGACATAACGCTTATCTTCCCCCGAACAAAAGAATCGTGCAGTCGAGTGGTGGACTCATGATAACAGACGTGACGTCACGAGACGGTGGAATGTACACATGTGTTGCAAAAAATATTCTTGGAGAAAGGAATTCATCGGCTCGCTTAATTGTTCAAG TTGGGGCAAGAATTACTCAAAAGCCGTCTTCGTCTATCATCATTGAAGAAGGAGAGGACCTGAGTCTGCTGTGCAAAGCTACTGGTCAACCAACACCAAAGATCACGTGGCGTAAAGCGTTAAGCCACGTGCCGATAGATAAGACCGCAGTAGTCGAAGGGAACTTAACCTTAACCAATGTAAGGAAAAGTGATGCTGGAATTTACACATGCTCAGCAAAGAATCTCCTTGGATATGACTCCGTTGTCGCGCAAGTAACAGTATTTGACAGACTGAAATTTACTTTAAGCCCGCCGCCGAAAATCAACTCGTTGGAATTGACTAAATTCGTGCTTCATTGCTCTGCAAAAGGTTCACTCGTAACTACTTGGAAAAGAGCTGGAAAAATTCTTCCTCACAATCACATTGTTTTCCCAAACGGAACTTTAATTGTCACTCAAATGTCCAAAAGTGATGCTGGGTCTTACACATGCGTGGCAAGAAACTACAGGAGAACAATAGAGGCAACATCGATTGTTGAAGTACTCAGTGCATCATGCAGCAGCCTTAAGTCGGGTAACAGCGCCATCTCCTCAGGGTATTATAAGATTGATCCTGATGGTAACGGAGGCGTAAATCCTTTCCAGGTGTATTGTGACATGCGTGACAAGGGAGGGGTTGGCGTGACAGTCATAAGTCACGACAGTGAGAGTAGAACACATGTTGCCAATCTTCCTGGCTGTAATTATGATAATCCAGGATGCTACAGTAAAGATGTGCGATACACTGGAGTTAGCACCGTTCAGCTCGCGGCTCTCACTCGAGCTTCGCATAACTGTGAACAGTTTATCAAGTTTGAGTGTCGTAATGATGTCGCCTTTATTAAGGAAGGGTATGCTTGGTGGGTTTCTCGTGACGGAAACAGAATGAACTACTGGGGAGGAGCTACGGGTTATGATAAAATGTGCGCATGCGGTGTAACAAATTCCTGCTCAAATGGTGAGAAGTGTAACTGTGTTAACAGAGGCAGCGGTTGGAGATCAGACAACGGTCTGCTGACAGATAAGGCTGCTCTACCTGTAACGCAAATCAGACTGGCGGATTTTGATGATTCAAACGAAGAAGGTTACCACACATTAGGAAAGCTTAAATGTTACGGTCTAGTGTAA